A window from Mesorhizobium sp. WSM2240 encodes these proteins:
- a CDS encoding GNAT family N-acetyltransferase produces MNTDKNIIIRTATPDDEEMLSDLLAAAYGELARGSYDSEAFAAALPLMSHANPKLLESGSYYIAEIDGAAAGCGGWTMDKPGSGEIVEGVGHIRHFATHPAHLRKGIARLLLEHCLAEARAAGIRVMMSQSTLPAEQFYAAAGFRRKGPIEVEMGPGVVLPAVEMQRTLA; encoded by the coding sequence ATGAACACGGATAAAAACATCATCATCCGCACGGCCACTCCGGACGACGAGGAGATGCTCTCGGACCTGCTGGCAGCCGCCTATGGCGAGCTCGCCCGTGGGTCGTATGATTCCGAGGCGTTTGCCGCCGCCCTGCCGCTGATGTCGCACGCAAATCCGAAGCTGCTGGAGAGCGGCAGCTATTACATCGCCGAGATCGACGGGGCTGCCGCGGGCTGCGGCGGCTGGACTATGGACAAGCCTGGCAGCGGCGAAATCGTGGAAGGGGTCGGACATATCCGCCATTTCGCCACGCATCCGGCCCATCTGCGCAAGGGCATTGCCCGGCTGCTCCTGGAGCACTGCCTCGCCGAGGCACGCGCGGCGGGCATCCGGGTGATGATGAGCCAATCGACCCTGCCGGCGGAGCAATTCTACGCCGCGGCGGGCTTTCGCCGGAAGGGCCCGATCGAGGTCGAGATGGGGCCGGGCGTGGTTCTTCCGGCGGTCGAGATGCAGCGGACGCTCGCCTAA
- a CDS encoding YbaB/EbfC family nucleoid-associated protein produces MKDLIGLMGKAKEMQAKFQAMQEEIANLEATGQSGGGLVQVTISGKFEMKSLKIDPSLFKEDEVEILEDLILAAHNDAKTKVEAIMQEKTKALTAGLPIPPGMKLPF; encoded by the coding sequence ATGAAGGATCTTATCGGCCTGATGGGCAAGGCGAAGGAAATGCAGGCCAAGTTCCAGGCTATGCAGGAAGAGATCGCCAATCTGGAGGCAACCGGCCAGTCCGGCGGCGGACTGGTGCAGGTGACGATCTCGGGCAAGTTCGAGATGAAATCGCTGAAGATCGACCCGTCGCTGTTCAAGGAGGACGAAGTCGAGATACTCGAGGATCTGATCCTTGCCGCGCACAACGACGCCAAGACCAAGGTCGAGGCGATCATGCAGGAAAAGACCAAGGCGCTGACGGCCGGGCTGCCGATACCGCCCGGCATGAAACTGCCATTTTAG